One genomic window of Thalassolituus hydrocarboniclasticus includes the following:
- a CDS encoding acyltransferase: MSKAELHSAGKPSFLTTCAGIISSLALLIHTVFLGVFLYAFILLRIILPARQAQQLANPVITAIASLWLAGILWWLNNVHRVRWDIRGLSRQGKKDWYLLSANHQSWVDIFVLYQIYHGKVPLLKFFIKKELAYVPIVGQAWWALDFPFMRRYSKQFLAKHPEKAGDDLKETQKACEKFSLTPTSVMNFLEGTRFTVAKHRDQQSPFKHLLKPKAGGLAFAIQALGDKFSALTNVTIYYPQGIPSFWDMMCGRFKHAVVQIEELPIPAHFCKGDYQNDDALRLEIQQWVTEIWLKKDEQLSDLAGQKAEPL; encoded by the coding sequence GTGAGCAAAGCTGAATTACACTCCGCCGGAAAACCCTCTTTTCTGACAACCTGTGCAGGTATCATCAGCTCGCTTGCGCTGTTGATTCATACCGTGTTTCTCGGTGTATTCCTTTACGCCTTTATTCTGCTGCGCATTATTCTGCCTGCCCGTCAGGCGCAGCAACTGGCGAACCCGGTGATTACTGCCATCGCCAGCCTGTGGCTGGCCGGCATTCTGTGGTGGCTGAACAACGTACATCGCGTACGCTGGGATATCCGCGGCCTGTCGCGTCAGGGCAAAAAAGACTGGTACCTGCTCAGCGCCAACCACCAGAGCTGGGTGGATATTTTTGTGCTGTATCAGATTTACCACGGCAAAGTGCCACTGCTGAAATTCTTTATTAAAAAAGAACTGGCTTATGTACCAATTGTGGGTCAGGCCTGGTGGGCTCTCGACTTTCCTTTTATGCGTCGCTACTCAAAGCAATTTCTGGCCAAACATCCGGAAAAGGCCGGTGATGATTTAAAAGAAACCCAAAAAGCCTGTGAAAAGTTTTCACTGACCCCCACCAGTGTGATGAACTTTCTCGAAGGCACACGCTTTACCGTTGCCAAACACCGTGACCAGCAGTCACCTTTTAAGCACCTGTTAAAACCCAAAGCCGGTGGCCTGGCCTTTGCCATTCAGGCGCTGGGCGATAAATTCAGCGCCCTGACCAATGTCACGATTTATTACCCGCAAGGTATTCCAAGCTTCTGGGACATGATGTGCGGACGCTTTAAACACGCCGTGGTACAGATTGAAGAGCTGCCGATTCCTGCGCATTTCTGCAAAGGCGATTATCAGAATGACGACGCCTTACGCCTGGAAATCCAGCAGTGGGTAACGGAAATATGGCTGAAAAAAGATGAACAGCTTTCTGACTTAGCCGGACAGAAGGCGGAGCCTTTGTAG
- a CDS encoding HIT domain-containing protein: MFRLDERLQSDTTLIGRLPLSQVLLMNDSRYPWVILVPARNDVFEIYHLSEEDRMQLAKESSWVLEKMADHFSAKSMNVAALGNVVAQLHVHHIARFADDPAWPGPVWGHSPAVPYSAAALEERVHELKSLFSSHFVEDLHAEDDEENNVYW, translated from the coding sequence ATGTTCCGTCTTGATGAACGACTGCAATCGGATACCACACTGATCGGCCGCCTGCCACTGAGCCAGGTGCTGCTGATGAACGACAGCCGTTACCCCTGGGTAATTCTGGTACCGGCGCGCAATGATGTGTTTGAAATTTATCATCTGTCGGAAGAAGACCGGATGCAGCTGGCGAAAGAATCCAGCTGGGTGCTGGAAAAAATGGCCGATCATTTTTCTGCCAAATCCATGAACGTCGCCGCACTGGGTAATGTGGTTGCTCAGCTGCATGTGCACCATATTGCCCGTTTTGCTGATGATCCTGCCTGGCCAGGTCCTGTCTGGGGACACAGCCCGGCGGTGCCGTACAGTGCGGCAGCTCTGGAGGAGCGCGTGCATGAGCTGAAGAGTTTATTTTCCAGCCATTTTGTTGAAGACCTGCACGCTGAGGATGACGAAGAAAACAACGTCTATTGGTAA
- a CDS encoding hydroxyacylglutathione hydrolase, with amino-acid sequence MIVLRRFMNNPLRNFNYLIACEETRQAIALDPLDGEGMVQLAAEQGLDIRLIINTHEHHDHIEGNPAVQAATGAPIWAHKNALGKIPNQAHGLTAGDVIELGTLRFNVLFTPGHTPVHLCLLAPVSEHEPVPVLFSGDTLFNACAGNCYNGGNVDTMYDTFVSQLLPLPDETLLYPGHDYMKNNLAFALDREPGNSMAGYWADQVSAFSPDDMPVMTLGQEREYNPFLRLHEPRIRARLKEQFPQLGEGDRDVFRALRSLRDQW; translated from the coding sequence ATGATTGTGTTACGCCGTTTTATGAATAATCCGCTCAGAAATTTTAATTATCTGATCGCCTGTGAAGAAACCCGTCAGGCCATTGCCCTTGATCCTCTGGATGGCGAAGGCATGGTGCAGTTAGCCGCTGAACAGGGGTTGGATATCCGGCTGATTATCAATACCCACGAGCACCATGATCATATTGAAGGTAATCCGGCGGTGCAGGCTGCAACCGGTGCGCCCATCTGGGCGCATAAAAATGCGCTGGGAAAAATCCCCAATCAGGCGCATGGCCTGACCGCCGGCGATGTGATTGAACTGGGTACATTGCGCTTTAATGTGTTGTTTACGCCGGGGCATACACCGGTACATCTTTGCCTGCTGGCACCGGTGTCGGAGCACGAACCTGTGCCGGTGTTATTTTCCGGCGATACCTTGTTTAATGCCTGTGCCGGTAATTGTTATAACGGCGGTAATGTCGACACTATGTACGATACTTTTGTGTCGCAGCTGCTGCCATTACCGGATGAAACCTTGCTGTATCCCGGGCACGATTATATGAAAAATAATCTGGCCTTTGCCCTCGACCGGGAGCCGGGAAATAGTATGGCGGGCTATTGGGCAGATCAGGTGTCAGCCTTTTCTCCGGACGATATGCCGGTGATGACGCTGGGGCAGGAGCGTGAATACAACCCGTTTTTACGTCTGCACGAGCCGCGGATTCGCGCGAGGTTAAAAGAACAGTTTCCGCAATTAGGCGAGGGCGACCGGGATGTGTTCCGGGCGCTGCGCAGCCTGCGTGATCAGTGGTAA
- a CDS encoding SDR family NAD(P)-dependent oxidoreductase yields the protein MQSFSNKVVVITGAASGIGRALAQQLSREGAHLALSDVNMKGLEETRSLLSGHGKVTLSALNVADRDAFEAYATQVVADHGQVDAVINNAGVALSETVANMSYEDMEWIVNINFWGVVYGTKAFLPHLQSRPEAAIINISSIFGIIALPTQAAYNATKFAVRGFTESLRQELADTNVFVTTVHPGGIKTNIVRNGRMKTSLAGEKDHATQIAEFEKMARTTPAQAADVILSGVKQQKRRILIGADARLMDRIQRWFPVRYSGIFGWVLKKLA from the coding sequence ATGCAGTCATTCTCCAACAAAGTCGTCGTCATCACCGGCGCAGCTTCCGGCATTGGCCGGGCACTGGCCCAGCAACTGAGCCGTGAAGGCGCTCATCTGGCACTGTCCGACGTCAATATGAAAGGGCTGGAAGAAACCCGCTCATTACTGAGCGGCCACGGCAAAGTAACCCTCAGCGCCCTGAACGTTGCCGACCGCGATGCATTTGAAGCCTATGCCACTCAGGTAGTCGCCGACCATGGTCAGGTCGATGCCGTGATCAATAATGCCGGCGTTGCCCTATCAGAAACCGTCGCCAATATGAGCTACGAGGACATGGAGTGGATTGTAAATATTAATTTCTGGGGCGTGGTCTACGGCACCAAGGCCTTTCTGCCGCACCTGCAAAGCCGTCCGGAGGCCGCCATTATTAATATATCCAGCATCTTTGGCATCATTGCCCTGCCAACCCAGGCTGCTTACAACGCCACCAAATTTGCCGTGCGCGGCTTTACTGAATCCCTGCGCCAGGAGCTGGCCGATACCAATGTATTCGTTACCACCGTGCACCCCGGTGGCATTAAAACCAACATCGTCCGTAATGGCCGCATGAAAACCTCTCTGGCCGGCGAGAAAGACCACGCCACCCAGATTGCAGAGTTCGAAAAGATGGCACGCACAACCCCTGCGCAAGCCGCTGATGTGATTCTCAGCGGGGTAAAACAACAAAAACGCCGCATTCTGATCGGTGCTGACGCCCGCCTGATGGACCGCATTCAGCGCTGGTTCCCGGTACGCTACAGCGGTATTTTCGGCTGGGTGCTGAAAAAACTGGCATAA
- a CDS encoding HU family DNA-binding protein, producing MAAKKSPAAKAPAKKAVAKAPAAKKAVAKAPAKKAVAKAPAKKAAAKAPAAKAAAPAARKTTAIAEKYSKTQLLNEIAETTGLARKDVNAVLEELTVLIERHVKKRAVGEFILPGLLKIKTVKKPAQKARKNVPNPFRPGETMDVAAKPASTKVKVLPLKKLKDMAM from the coding sequence ATGGCTGCAAAAAAATCTCCGGCGGCAAAAGCCCCTGCGAAAAAAGCGGTTGCCAAAGCTCCTGCGGCTAAAAAAGCCGTAGCCAAAGCACCAGCCAAGAAAGCCGTTGCTAAAGCACCTGCCAAAAAAGCGGCAGCTAAAGCACCAGCAGCAAAAGCCGCCGCTCCGGCAGCACGCAAGACGACTGCGATTGCTGAAAAATACAGCAAAACCCAGCTGCTGAATGAAATCGCAGAAACCACCGGTCTGGCGCGTAAAGACGTTAACGCCGTACTGGAAGAGCTGACCGTACTGATCGAGCGTCACGTGAAAAAACGTGCCGTTGGTGAATTCATTCTGCCAGGCCTGCTGAAAATCAAAACCGTTAAGAAGCCTGCGCAAAAAGCACGTAAGAATGTACCAAACCCATTCCGTCCGGGCGAAACCATGGATGTTGCAGCTAAGCCTGCCAGCACCAAGGTTAAAGTTCTGCCGCTGAAAAAACTGAAAGACATGGCGATGTAA
- a CDS encoding phosphoethanolamine transferase, whose translation MSAIFPLIPVKLLFIGLTVYIWTQLIKRGTALNQPRVSRLMLGAAILSIILSVISVGKIYPYGAVTDLLIFAVATSLFMTLPMRTFVGRILGFLLIALPLLGPLAYLLHYQVVGGAMNKDSFIAVFQTTSAEAGEYLASFTSVMSVIPLLLAAALLIWVVKHNNDTPRQTLPIRTTALYSLLAFVMIALAPLEKGLFTYPVDVYVSYQKEISTTKERMAQFSERKINKDFHISKEGEGEVYVVVVGESLNKHHMGVYGYELDTTPNLQRLKDEGNLFIADNSFSNYPGTMAALSHALTAANQKNNKHYTQSLGIVELMNEAGFVTHWLGNQPLSNSYDMILGLIAKEAQDVQLTFDIEFHSMSHKDHQPDGVLLPLYKDVLAQRDAGKNQVIFVHLMGNHTDYCERYPEDYKRYEVATLDAIYSHIFKGGLGHSRECYDNSILYNDHVVSTLIDDLQSTLGEEGIGGLIYFADHSEDIERGVGHSSANFSFDMVESPTLIWLSKAYQQHNADKTAALRHNLGQYYPNDFIFDTVVGMSGTRLDSDAYCSSCDLFSFDYELPLENARTMHGKLAYKPLKDLQPAATVTSQ comes from the coding sequence ATGTCAGCTATATTTCCTTTAATTCCGGTAAAACTCCTTTTTATTGGTCTGACTGTCTACATCTGGACGCAACTGATCAAGCGCGGCACTGCACTTAATCAACCCCGCGTCAGCCGTTTAATGCTTGGTGCCGCGATCCTGAGCATTATTCTGTCGGTGATTTCCGTCGGCAAAATCTACCCCTACGGTGCAGTGACCGACCTGTTGATCTTTGCGGTTGCAACCAGCCTGTTTATGACCCTGCCCATGCGCACTTTTGTTGGCCGTATTCTGGGCTTTCTGCTGATTGCCTTACCTTTACTGGGCCCTCTTGCCTACCTGCTGCATTATCAGGTTGTGGGTGGCGCCATGAACAAAGACAGCTTTATTGCTGTTTTCCAGACCACCAGTGCAGAAGCCGGTGAGTACCTCGCCAGCTTCACCTCAGTGATGTCAGTTATCCCGCTATTGCTGGCCGCTGCACTGCTGATCTGGGTGGTAAAACACAACAACGATACTCCGCGCCAGACCCTGCCCATCAGAACCACAGCACTCTACTCCCTGCTGGCGTTTGTTATGATCGCACTGGCACCACTGGAAAAGGGACTCTTCACCTATCCGGTCGATGTGTATGTCAGCTACCAGAAAGAGATTTCCACCACCAAAGAACGGATGGCGCAGTTCAGCGAACGCAAAATCAATAAAGACTTCCATATCAGCAAAGAGGGTGAAGGCGAAGTCTATGTTGTGGTTGTTGGTGAATCCCTGAACAAACACCACATGGGCGTCTACGGTTATGAGCTGGACACCACCCCTAACCTGCAGCGTCTGAAAGATGAAGGCAATCTGTTTATTGCCGATAATTCTTTCTCCAATTATCCGGGCACCATGGCTGCCCTGTCCCACGCCCTGACTGCAGCTAATCAGAAAAACAATAAGCACTACACCCAGTCACTGGGCATTGTTGAATTAATGAACGAAGCCGGTTTCGTAACTCACTGGCTGGGTAATCAGCCACTGTCCAACAGCTACGATATGATCCTCGGCCTGATCGCCAAAGAAGCACAGGATGTACAGCTGACCTTCGATATTGAATTCCACAGCATGTCACACAAAGACCATCAGCCGGACGGCGTTCTTCTGCCACTGTATAAAGATGTTCTGGCACAGCGTGATGCGGGTAAAAATCAGGTGATTTTTGTGCATCTGATGGGCAATCACACCGACTACTGTGAGCGCTATCCGGAAGACTACAAACGTTATGAAGTCGCTACTCTCGACGCCATCTATTCGCATATTTTCAAGGGCGGCCTCGGTCACTCCCGCGAGTGCTATGACAACAGCATTCTCTATAACGACCATGTTGTCAGCACCCTGATCGACGACCTGCAGAGCACTCTGGGTGAAGAAGGTATTGGCGGCCTGATCTACTTTGCCGACCATTCGGAAGATATCGAACGCGGCGTTGGTCATTCCAGTGCAAACTTCTCTTTTGATATGGTCGAGTCGCCGACGCTGATCTGGCTGTCAAAGGCTTACCAGCAGCACAATGCCGATAAAACCGCAGCCCTGCGCCACAACCTTGGCCAGTATTACCCTAACGACTTTATTTTCGATACGGTCGTAGGGATGAGCGGCACCAGACTGGACAGCGATGCCTATTGCAGCAGCTGCGATCTGTTCAGCTTTGACTATGAACTGCCATTGGAAAATGCCCGCACCATGCACGGCAAGCTGGCTTATAAACCCCTGAAAGACCTTCAGCCCGCCGCAACAGTAACCAGCCAATAA
- a CDS encoding uracil-DNA glycosylase family protein, which yields MSELIPLLTEIEQCTRCIADLPLGPRPVVRAAATSRLLIIGQAPGTKVHASGIPWDDASGQRLRQWLGVSNDVFYDDSKVAIMPMGFCYPGKGKSGDLPPRPECAPHWHAQLLGAMPNIRLTLLIGQYAQNYYLQDDYRNLSERVAHWRDFPDDFFALPHPSPRNQLWLKKHPWFEQEAIPALQQRIHRLLESTP from the coding sequence ATGTCTGAGCTGATTCCCCTTCTCACCGAGATTGAACAGTGCACCCGCTGTATTGCTGACCTGCCACTGGGGCCTCGCCCTGTTGTCCGCGCGGCGGCAACATCGCGTCTGCTGATTATTGGCCAGGCACCCGGAACCAAAGTTCACGCCAGCGGAATTCCCTGGGACGACGCCAGTGGCCAGCGACTGCGGCAATGGCTGGGCGTCAGCAATGATGTGTTTTATGACGACAGCAAAGTCGCCATTATGCCGATGGGATTCTGCTACCCGGGAAAAGGTAAAAGCGGCGATTTACCACCGCGCCCGGAGTGCGCCCCGCACTGGCATGCGCAGTTACTGGGCGCCATGCCCAATATCCGCCTGACGCTGTTAATCGGGCAATATGCGCAGAACTACTATTTACAGGATGATTATCGCAACCTGAGCGAACGCGTTGCGCACTGGCGGGATTTTCCCGACGATTTTTTTGCCCTGCCACATCCCTCACCACGCAATCAGCTGTGGCTGAAAAAACATCCCTGGTTTGAGCAGGAAGCCATCCCTGCCCTGCAACAACGAATTCACCGCCTGCTGGAAAGCACACCATGA
- a CDS encoding GNAT family N-acetyltransferase, whose product MKDFHLITSISAIPETQWRTLQRNSAGLYPFLDYQFLAALEHSGCIGSGSSGNNNEGNEHDSGWQVQYLVRFDTQGEAEIIIPCYRKTHSYGEYVFDWSWAEAYQRYALEYYPKLLWAAPFTPASGPRLLHNATSETEVQQVWQDALQAVQAFCSAQQLSGWHLNFVAPGDKVLLDTLCKSATTQAMPPVRRRGCQFHWFNQGYISFDHYLQSFASRKRKNVRKERQRLQDMGINIVQKTADNISAADIHFFYQCYQLTYWRRRSQGYLNETFFQLCRQHLSRQMLLVQAEKDGQLLASALYFFDDTTLYGRYWGCQQDIDGLHFEACYYQGIEFCIENNLQRFDPGTQGEHKISRGFTPVSTFSYHQLMQPEFQQAVAHFAQEEEAQVIIYEQQARSLLPFKS is encoded by the coding sequence ATGAAGGATTTCCACCTGATCACCAGCATTAGCGCCATCCCTGAAACTCAGTGGCGAACGCTGCAGCGCAACAGTGCGGGGCTTTATCCTTTTCTCGACTATCAGTTTCTCGCCGCACTCGAACACAGCGGCTGTATTGGCTCCGGCAGCAGCGGCAACAACAACGAAGGCAATGAACACGACAGCGGCTGGCAGGTACAGTATCTGGTGCGCTTTGATACTCAGGGCGAAGCCGAAATAATCATTCCCTGCTACCGCAAAACGCACAGTTACGGCGAATACGTATTTGACTGGAGCTGGGCCGAAGCCTATCAGCGCTATGCACTGGAGTATTATCCAAAGCTGTTATGGGCCGCGCCTTTTACTCCGGCAAGTGGCCCCCGGCTGCTGCATAACGCTACGTCAGAAACAGAAGTACAACAGGTCTGGCAGGATGCATTACAGGCGGTACAGGCATTTTGCTCAGCGCAACAGTTATCCGGCTGGCACCTTAACTTTGTCGCTCCCGGCGACAAAGTGCTGCTGGATACACTTTGTAAGTCCGCAACCACGCAGGCAATGCCACCGGTACGCCGGCGCGGCTGCCAGTTTCACTGGTTTAATCAGGGCTATATAAGTTTTGATCATTACCTGCAGTCCTTTGCCAGCCGCAAGCGCAAAAATGTGCGTAAAGAACGCCAGCGTCTGCAGGATATGGGCATCAATATTGTGCAAAAAACCGCCGATAATATCAGCGCCGCCGACATACACTTTTTTTATCAGTGTTACCAATTAACCTATTGGCGCCGGCGCTCTCAGGGCTATTTAAACGAAACGTTTTTTCAGTTATGCCGCCAGCATTTATCCCGACAAATGTTGCTGGTACAGGCCGAAAAAGACGGCCAGCTTCTGGCCTCTGCCCTGTATTTTTTTGATGACACGACGCTCTACGGTCGCTACTGGGGTTGTCAGCAGGATATCGACGGTCTGCATTTTGAGGCCTGTTATTATCAGGGCATTGAATTCTGTATAGAAAACAACCTGCAGCGCTTTGATCCGGGCACCCAGGGAGAGCATAAAATCAGCCGTGGATTTACGCCGGTCAGCACCTTCAGTTATCACCAGTTGATGCAGCCGGAATTCCAGCAGGCTGTTGCGCACTTTGCGCAGGAAGAAGAAGCTCAGGTTATTATTTATGAGCAACAGGCACGCAGCCTGCTGCCGTTTAAAAGCTGA
- a CDS encoding lysophospholipid acyltransferase family protein, producing MTQPALIPLTPTLLKPRYWGAWIIVLLMWSLAWLPVNTKHAMGARLGRVLSKRMKSRTRISRRNLSACFPDKSPAEIETLIEENMVEMTRGALEASHPWWRDMSGYSAKAKVIGLDKLLNARAKGNGVLIMGGHFAAVDFILAIFADRVARDYPLGYMYRPHDNPVINRMIVNGRHRHHVHGFTKYELKDMVQFLKDGGMAWYGCDQNFSKSDLFAPFFGVQAANLSTPTWIAKESGAAVVFMRMHRLADGNFEYEFSDELEGFGNDAQQDCEAWNRELEKAILHYPAQYFWVHKRFKKRPAGEAKMY from the coding sequence ATGACACAACCTGCTCTTATACCGCTTACTCCCACCCTGCTGAAACCCAGATACTGGGGCGCCTGGATTATCGTTCTGCTGATGTGGTCACTGGCCTGGCTACCGGTTAACACCAAACATGCAATGGGCGCCCGCCTTGGCCGCGTGCTGAGCAAAAGAATGAAAAGCCGTACGCGCATTAGCCGCCGCAATCTGAGTGCCTGCTTTCCGGATAAATCCCCTGCAGAAATAGAAACACTGATTGAAGAAAACATGGTGGAAATGACCAGAGGCGCACTTGAGGCATCTCACCCCTGGTGGCGGGACATGTCCGGTTATTCGGCCAAAGCAAAGGTTATTGGTCTGGATAAACTGCTTAATGCCCGCGCCAAAGGCAATGGCGTACTGATCATGGGTGGCCACTTCGCCGCCGTCGATTTTATTCTGGCCATCTTCGCCGACCGGGTTGCCCGGGATTATCCCCTCGGCTATATGTACCGCCCCCACGACAATCCGGTGATTAACCGCATGATTGTCAACGGACGCCACCGCCATCATGTACACGGTTTTACCAAATACGAACTGAAAGACATGGTTCAGTTTCTGAAAGACGGCGGCATGGCCTGGTACGGTTGCGATCAGAACTTCAGCAAATCTGATTTATTTGCTCCCTTTTTCGGCGTACAGGCCGCGAACCTGTCAACGCCTACCTGGATCGCGAAAGAGAGCGGTGCCGCGGTGGTCTTTATGCGTATGCACCGTCTTGCCGATGGCAACTTCGAATACGAATTCAGTGATGAACTGGAAGGCTTTGGTAATGATGCACAACAAGACTGCGAAGCCTGGAACAGGGAACTGGAAAAAGCCATTCTCCACTATCCGGCTCAGTACTTCTGGGTGCATAAGCGCTTTAAAAAGCGCCCTGCCGGTGAAGCAAAAATGTACTGA
- the aspS gene encoding aspartate--tRNA ligase: MRTHYCGDINETLIDQTVTFCGWVHRRRDHGGVIFLDIRDREGLVQVVFDPDTVDAFNTADSVRSEFVVQISGRVRGRPEGTTNANMKTGLIEVLGKEITILNKAATPPFPLDGYSDVGEEIRLKYRFMDMRRPEMQDKLRFRSKVTSHARRYLEEQGFLDIETPILTRATPEGARDYLVPSRTHEGSFFALPQSPQLFKQLLMVAGFDRYYQIAKCFRDEDLRADRQPEFTQIDVEASFIDEDDIMGIAQGMIKEIFQKELNVDLGDFPRMPYSEAMNRYGSDKPDMRIPMEIVDVAEFLQDIEFKVFAAPAKDPKGRVAALKVPGGAELSRKQIDDYTKYVGIYGAKGLAWIKVNEIEKGVEGLQSPIIKFIGDDNTMKIMAKLEAKNGDIVFFGADKAKIVNEALGALRCKVAADLNMYTSEWAALWVVDFPMFEENDDGSVTALHHPFTAPSCSPEELEKDPLNALSRAYDMVLNGCELGGGSIRIHDQSMQQSVFRALGISEEEQREKFGFLLDALKFGAPPHGGLAFGLDRLIMLMTGATSIREVIAFPKTQSAACVMTQAPGAVNNTQLRELHIKLREKPKAAE; the protein is encoded by the coding sequence ATGCGCACACATTATTGTGGTGATATCAACGAAACCTTGATCGACCAAACCGTAACCTTCTGTGGCTGGGTGCATCGTCGCCGCGACCACGGGGGCGTGATTTTCCTCGACATCCGTGACCGCGAAGGTCTGGTGCAGGTGGTGTTTGACCCTGACACTGTGGATGCTTTCAATACTGCCGACAGCGTGCGCTCTGAGTTTGTTGTACAGATCAGTGGTCGTGTGCGTGGCCGTCCGGAAGGCACCACCAATGCCAATATGAAAACCGGTCTGATCGAAGTTCTGGGTAAAGAAATCACCATCCTGAACAAGGCGGCAACGCCGCCGTTCCCGCTTGATGGTTACAGCGATGTGGGTGAAGAGATTCGTCTGAAGTATCGCTTTATGGATATGCGTCGTCCGGAAATGCAGGACAAGCTGCGCTTCCGTTCAAAAGTGACTTCCCATGCCCGCCGTTATCTGGAAGAGCAGGGTTTCCTCGATATCGAAACCCCTATCCTGACCCGTGCGACGCCGGAAGGTGCGCGTGACTATCTGGTGCCAAGCCGTACCCATGAAGGTTCTTTCTTCGCACTGCCACAGTCGCCACAGCTGTTCAAACAGCTGCTGATGGTTGCCGGTTTTGACCGTTACTACCAGATTGCCAAGTGTTTCCGTGACGAAGACCTGCGTGCTGACCGTCAGCCGGAATTTACCCAGATCGACGTCGAGGCTTCGTTTATTGACGAAGACGACATCATGGGTATCGCTCAGGGCATGATCAAAGAAATCTTCCAGAAAGAACTGAATGTTGATCTGGGCGACTTCCCACGTATGCCATATTCCGAAGCGATGAACCGTTACGGTTCAGACAAGCCGGATATGCGTATTCCGATGGAAATCGTTGATGTTGCTGAATTCCTGCAGGATATCGAATTCAAAGTCTTTGCTGCTCCGGCGAAAGATCCGAAAGGCCGTGTTGCTGCACTGAAAGTACCGGGCGGCGCTGAGCTTTCCCGTAAACAGATTGACGATTACACCAAATACGTTGGTATTTACGGTGCCAAAGGTCTGGCCTGGATTAAAGTCAACGAAATCGAAAAAGGCGTTGAAGGCCTGCAGTCACCGATTATCAAGTTTATCGGCGACGATAACACCATGAAGATCATGGCCAAGCTGGAAGCGAAGAACGGCGATATCGTTTTCTTCGGTGCTGATAAAGCCAAGATCGTTAACGAAGCGCTGGGCGCCCTGCGTTGCAAGGTTGCCGCTGACCTGAACATGTACACCTCTGAGTGGGCGGCATTGTGGGTTGTTGACTTCCCGATGTTCGAAGAGAACGACGATGGCTCTGTAACTGCATTGCACCATCCGTTCACTGCGCCAAGCTGTTCTCCGGAAGAGCTGGAGAAAGACCCGCTGAACGCGCTGTCCCGTGCTTACGATATGGTACTGAACGGCTGTGAGCTGGGCGGTGGTTCTATCCGTATTCACGATCAGAGCATGCAGCAGAGCGTATTCCGCGCGCTGGGCATTTCTGAAGAAGAACAGCGTGAGAAATTCGGCTTCCTGCTGGATGCACTGAAGTTTGGTGCGCCACCACACGGTGGTCTGGCTTTCGGTCTGGATCGTCTGATCATGCTGATGACTGGTGCAACCTCCATTCGTGAAGTGATTGCCTTCCCGAAAACCCAGTCAGCTGCTTGTGTGATGACTCAGGCCCCGGGTGCAGTTAACAACACCCAGCTGCGTGAGCTGCACATTAAATTGCGTGAAAAGCCAAAGGCTGCGGAATAA
- a CDS encoding SGNH/GDSL hydrolase family protein: MTSRLTLLLSYLLYLPLLPVLPWIIYQGKTVKRDTLRLPEASGIRSGTEPKLQQPAHSLLLRHIGESTVAGVGISSISNGLTACIARALASEQLAVQWQAIAQSGIRAAQLNELIAEEDKAAEQAPHQKALLLITLGVNDTTGLTPAHQWRRQLSRLIQHEKTYLPAETQVIFTQVPPMQDFPALPAPLNRFLGLRAWQLDKQIRHLCRKQGWHHAAISLPLQPQWMAEDGYHPNAEGYARWGEGVADSIRTLL; encoded by the coding sequence ATGACCTCACGACTGACGTTACTGCTCAGCTATCTGCTCTATCTGCCACTGCTGCCGGTATTGCCCTGGATTATTTACCAGGGAAAAACCGTCAAACGCGATACCCTGCGCCTGCCTGAAGCCAGCGGCATACGCTCTGGCACTGAACCGAAATTACAACAGCCGGCGCACAGCCTGCTGCTGCGTCATATCGGCGAGAGCACCGTCGCCGGTGTGGGTATCAGCAGCATCAGCAACGGCCTCACCGCCTGCATCGCCCGGGCGCTGGCCAGTGAACAATTGGCAGTACAATGGCAGGCGATAGCACAAAGCGGCATCCGCGCAGCACAGTTAAACGAATTGATTGCAGAAGAAGATAAAGCAGCGGAGCAAGCGCCACATCAGAAAGCACTGCTGCTGATTACTCTGGGCGTAAACGACACCACAGGCCTTACCCCGGCCCATCAGTGGCGCCGCCAGCTCAGTCGGTTAATTCAGCATGAGAAAACCTATTTACCGGCAGAAACCCAGGTGATTTTTACTCAGGTACCGCCAATGCAGGATTTTCCTGCACTGCCTGCACCACTGAACCGTTTTCTTGGTTTGCGCGCCTGGCAGCTGGATAAACAAATAAGACACTTATGCCGCAAGCAGGGCTGGCATCATGCAGCAATCAGCTTGCCACTGCAGCCACAATGGATGGCAGAAGATGGTTATCACCCCAACGCTGAAGGCTACGCCCGCTGGGGTGAAGGGGTTGCGGACAGCATCCGCACTTTGCTCTGA